From the Scomber japonicus isolate fScoJap1 chromosome 8, fScoJap1.pri, whole genome shotgun sequence genome, the window AACTTCAGGTTTTGACCTTTTCACTGAGTCCAAAGATCAAAAAGAAACTTTTCAAACTTGATCAAATGAATCAGAGTTTGTAGTTTCtgtagtttttaatgtttttgtagtttttgtagttttgtagttttgtagtttttgtagttttctaGCTCTGAACTGTGATGAGGTTTGTTTGCTGCAGTAACTGAACTTACATGTTAGTTGCATCAGTGAGATTCAGGCTGAGCAGCATGTTAGTGAGTTAGTGTTTGGATGTTTGTCAGAGTGTGACGTCACAGACTcacctgagcagcagcagcaggtgagagcagagcagcagctgatCTCACGCACGAGCTCCTCAACTTCAACAtgtttcaaagtaaaatgacagaaaagagaagaagtagGGAGGAGGTCATCAACCAGTCAGAGATCCTCTGTGACGACGAGCTCTCACTCCGACAGAGAAATACAACTCGCAATGTCCGcgctgttaccatggcaaccgaTCTGATACGGCCATAAAGACTCAGCTTTAATGAcgatctacacacacacacacacacacacacacagacacacagacacacacacacacacacacacacacacacacacacacacacgcgcgcgcagaTATTAGTGTTTTAGTTTAATGCTCAGGATGACATCAACGTTTCTGTTTCTGGTTCAGGAATAATCAGcagagtgagacttcctgtctcctctcaAACTGCAGAACGTCGTGACGTCATGACGTTTAAATTGTTCCGTTTTCctgaattaaacttttttttattatttttaaacttttgattTATTGATCCTGAGAAACGTCCTCGCGcgatttcaatcaatcaatcaatcaatcaatcaatcaatcaatcaataagaTGATCAAAtagtttctgttgttttagGGACATAAACAACCGACGCGTTTTACGTCACTTCCTCAGGTGATTTGAGATTACAGGTAAGATTAAAACGTTTAAATCTCTTCATTGATGCTTCTTCACTCCTCGGTCTTTGTCTGATCCACAACACATTATTAAGGAAGTCCCGAGCCTCTTATTTCTGCTCCGAGCAGAGCATCTTCCCCTCGAGTCATTCCAGTCTTTGATTGATTGGCTGCAGCTGATCGATCACAGCAGGCTGACCGGAAGTGGAGACAGGTTACagaataatgtttatttatatttatgtgacCTGTATCCAGAAACCATGCTTCACTTtgattagttattattattattattattattatattattattatattttaaacaatattgACTCAGATTAATATTTTTAGAAGTTGAGATATTTCCATGTTCGTATATTCAACACGTTTCTGTCTCAAAGAAGTTTtaaatttaagatttttttttctctcaaaagtaaaaatgagtTAAATTAGAACCTGAACATGTTTTAATAGTTAATGACTTTAAATGTTTGATCAGCTGATCGAGCTCAgcgttacttcctgtttcattaaACGGCAGGAAGTAGAACTTCTtgattacttaacttcagtaacctTAAagtatgagacggagaacagaagtcgtccaACAGCCAACTGAGATCTTTATTATCTTTACTCATCAGTGAGACATAACCCAGCAATCAGCCCTAACCCTCTGAACTCAACACGGTGAGGCCTGTTGCGACATCTTCAAACTGACCTTTTGCCTCTTCTGGTGTTTTCCTCATTTCACTcatggaggtcgccgaggtggttaaaaagctcctcgatggcagggccccgggggtggatgagatccgccccgagttcctgaaggccctggatgttgtggggctgtcatggttgacacgactctgcagcatcgcgtggacatcgggggcagtgcctctggattggcagactggggtggtggttcctctttttaagaagggggaccggagggtgtgttccaattacagggggatcacacttctcagcctccctggtaaggtctattcgggggtgctggagaggagtgtccgtcggatagtcgaacctcaaattcaggaggagcagtgtggttttcgtccaggccggggaactgtggaccagctctacaccctctgcaggatccttgagggtgcatggggcccaaccagtccacatgtgttttgtggacttggagaaggcattcgaccgtgtccctcggggagtcctgtggggggttctccgggagtacggggtaccggaccccctgataagggccgtccgttccctgtatgaccggtgtcagagcttggtccacattgccggtaataagtgggacttgtttccagtgagagttggactccgccagggctgccctttgtcaccgatcctgttcataatctttatggacaggatttctaggagcagccagggtgtggagggggtccggtttggtgacctcaggattgggtcactgctttttgcagatgatgtggtcctgttggcttcatcagaccgtgacctccaactctcactggatcggttcgcagccgagtgtgaagcggccgggatgagaatcagcacctccaaatccgagtccatggtcctcaaccggaaaagggtggagtgcactccagcggctgaaatgagcttcctccgtaggctggctgggctctcccttagagatagggtgagaagctcagttatccgggaggagctcggagtagacccgctgctcctccgcgttgagaggagccagatgaggaggctcgggcatctagtcaggatgcctcccggacgcctccctggtgaggtgttcagggcccgtcccaccggtaggagacccaggacacgctggagagactatgtctctcggctggcctggaaacgcctcgggatcccccgggaagagctgcacgaagtggctggggagagggaagtctgggcttcctgcttaggctgctgcccccccgacccgaccaggataagagggAGAGGACGGTAGATCAGTAGGGTTAATGTGAAGTTTCCCTTCTCTCATCACAGAGCTTATAAGGTGTGCTCTTatagcactgggaacactgggagcaccaGGCCCAGGAGTTCCCAGCTGTTCCCTCCTGCTGAACATCTGCCACAAAGACCAGCAGCCTGTAACACTGAGTCTCatgtttaatattataaaaacagctgatgataacttttaatctttttattcagaaacaaacaaacttgaTCCAACATGTGTCACGTTTATTCTTCAGGTTTTATTAAACAGTTTCATCTTTAAGCAGCAGCAACGTTTGGACTGAATGATCCTCGATGTGTTCGGCTTCCTGCTCAGGTTTGtctctgttgccatggagacagcaggacaggaagttacTTCAGCGGAGAGAAGGAGCACGGAAACATGAGTTTATTCTCCTGATGATCCAGATAGTTCACGCTGTTTCtgactgagagacagagagcagagttattatcattaatgattgatttcagatgttttattaatattttagtattttatctTCACAGCTGTTTGTGTCCAATCAGGAAGTCTCACCTGCAGCAACGACTCTGGGATCAGTGTGAGATTTACGCCGAAGTTCAGCGCGACGGTCGGCGCTCTCGAACCACCAGAGAGAGTgaactgatacacacacacacacacacacacacacacacacacacacacacacacacacacacacacacacacacacacacacacctgttagcAGTCAGTGCAGACAGGTGAACTCCAGCCTGCAGGTATTTTTTGTACCTCTGTTCAGCGGGCCGAACTCGTTGTGGAACGCTCCCACCAGCTTTCCGTAACCCGGAGCATCACGAGCGCTGACGGCAGCGTGGAACGCTTCGCCCCAAACCGCCGGACCGCCAGGACGCATCTGGAGGGTGATCAGCTCGTACACACCTGgaacacacagcagctgtcacACCTGGGACACCTGAAACACCTGGGACACTgacgtttaagagtaggcttaaaactttcctttttgataaagttcatcgttagggctcttagtttatgctgctataggcttagactgccgggggactcccatgcaagaattagacatatcctgtctcaaaatgatgctgaaaaactagcccatgcatttgttacttctaggctggactactgtaattcattattatcaggctgtcctaacaagtctctaaagactctccagctggtccagaatgcagctgctcgtgttctgacaaaaactagaacgagagatcatattactcctctcttggcttcccgtaaaattcagaatagaattcaaaatccttctcctcaccttcaaagctcttaatggtcaggctccatcatatcttaaagagctcatagaaacttatgaacctactagaacactgtgctctcagctcatagaaccttatgaacctgctagaacactgcactcccagctcatagaaacttatgaacctactagaacactgtgctcccagctcatagaaccttatgaacctactagaacactgtgctcccagctcatagaaccttatgaacctactagaacactgcgctcccagctcatagaaccttatgaacctactagaacactgtgctcccagctcatagaaccttatgaacctactagaacactgtgctcacagctcatagaaccttatgaacctactagaacactgcgctcccagctcatagaaccttatgtacctactagaacactgtgctcccagctcatagaaccttatgaacctactagaacactgtgctcccagctcatagaaccttatgtacctactagaacactgcgctcccagctcatagaaccttatgaacctactagaataCTGTGCTCCgagcatgcaggcctacttgtggttcctagtatctctaaaagtagaacaggaggcagagccttcagttctcaggttcctctcctgtggaaccatctcccagattggttccggggggcagaaccctctctaTGTTTAAGAGTAGGCCTCAAACGTttctttgtgataaagcttctagttggggttccagctcctagtttatgctgctataggcttagactgccgggggactcccatgatgcactgggctcctctctcctcctccctctctctctctatccatccatctatcctctctcctcctccctctctctctctatccatccatctatcctctctcctcctccctctctctctctatccatccatctatcctctctcctcctccctctctctctctatccatccatctatcctctctcctcctccctctctctctccatccatctatcctctctcctcctccctctctctctctatccatccatctaaacttcttccccggagttgtctgtgctttctggtctcacaggtaatctgggcctggagacgtccggatgacggattccagtcccggaccttcaatgtgcttctctctcctctccttcctctctctcctctccttcctctctctccttcctctctctcctctccttcctctctctctctctcctctccttcctctctctctcctctccttcctctctctcctctccttcctctctctcctctccttcctctctctctcctctctctcctatccttcctctctgtcctctctctcctctccttcctctcttcctctctctcctctccttcctctctccttcctctccttcctctctctcctctctaccccaaccggtccaggcagatgttctcccactctgagtctggttctgagggttcttcctgttaaagggagttttttcttccCTGACACACCCAGCATGTCCCCCAGTGATTggctgcagagctgcagggggcggggcttaccTCCGTCCTGTGGAGGCTTCTTCAGGTGGCTCCAGGGAACCAGGTAGGTGACCTCGTTGTACTGGCTGGTCAGCATGGGCATGGCCTTGGAGATGTAGTTTGAGAGCCAGGAGGGGTCCTGAGCCAGAGCTGCCCGGACCGCTGCCCGCTTGGAGTAACTGTCTGAGGAGCAGAGGACCGGCTCAGGCTCACTtcacaccacagaagaagaacaagtgtGTGACTctgagacagaagaagaagaatgtccTCACCGTACTTCCATATATGGAACACCTGGTTCAGGCTGCCGTACTCCACGCTCCAGTAGCCAATCAGCTCAGAGTGAGCGGTGCGCAGGTGGATCTGCTCATTGGTCAGTTTGAGGAAGGCGGCGTTCTGGTCCGGACGGATGCAGTAGGTGCGGAACTCGTAGAAGGTTGAGTGTTGCTGCTGGGAGCCGGTAGAGAGGCGCGCACGAggctgcagagaggaggaggcagagaggaggtcTCACTCTGACTGCTAACACACGGACCAGCTGATCCAGTCACATGATGAGAAAAGGTTTATTCAGCTTAAAGATGCTCAACATGgagttaaataaattaaatattaataaaatatagatTATAAATGTATATGCAGACAAAGATTTAAGTAAAGCTTTTTagagaataaaaagttaaaagaacTATTTAAGctgaataaatatgttaatgTCTTCATATTGGTTCCTCTTTAAAGTTttactattattaataataataataataaaaacaatattaaaaataattaaagagaTGAACGGGCCCTAATAatgataagaagaagaagaagaagaagaagaagaagaagaagaagaagaagaagaatggggaaaggaaagaggagtaTTGGCTTCCTGCTCTGAGGTTCAGGTGcttgctgccacctgctggacagAATCAGTCATTGCAgctgctgactgtgtgtgtgtgtgtgtgtgtgtgtgtgtgtgtgtgcatgtgtgtatgtgtgtctatatgtgtgtatatgtctgacTGTGTGCAGTACGTGACtgaatgttattattattattatctgctGTTACGTGACACGTGAccagtgttgggcacgttacctttaaaaagtaattagttatagttacagtttcTTCTCCCCAAAAGTAACTGAGTAAGCGACTGAATTactccattataaaagtaactagttaccatGGAAACTAACTAAagcgttactttaaaaaatattaatttttaaaaaatatataactatGTTGTAATactataaatatgtgtgtgtgtttgggggttagggtgtgtgtgtgtgtgtgtgtgtgtgtgtgtgtgtgtgtgtgtgtgtgtgtgtgtgtgtgtgtgtgtttgggggttagggttagttggtAGTGAGCCGTAGAGATGCTTCATCAGGTCAGAGTTGTTTGGCTCTGATACATAATCTACATTTCTACATTAAAGTAgtgtctctacttcctgtttaaaaaccTTTTCCTCCCAACTCGCCAtcgctgcagcttctgctagtgtgtgtgtgtgtgtgtgtgtgtgtgtgtgtgtgtgtgtgtgtgtgtgtgtgtgtgaggctgctgtgtgcatgtgtgtgtgtgcatgtgtgtgtgtgtgtgaggctgctgtgtgcatgtgtgtgtgtgtgtgtgtgcatgtgtgtgtgtgtgtgtgaggctgctgtgtgcatgtgtgtgtgtgaggctgctgtgtgcatgtgtgtgtgtgcatgtgtgtgtgtgtatgtgtgtgtgtgtgtaaacactg encodes:
- the LOC128363283 gene encoding protein NipSnap homolog 3A-like; its protein translation is MLKLRSSCVRSAAALLSPAAAAAQPRARLSTGSQQQHSTFYEFRTYCIRPDQNAAFLKLTNEQIHLRTAHSELIGYWSVEYGSLNQVFHIWKYDSYSKRAAVRAALAQDPSWLSNYISKAMPMLTSQYNEVTYLVPWSHLKKPPQDGGVYELITLQMRPGGPAVWGEAFHAAVSARDAPGYGKLVGAFHNEFGPLNRVHSLWWFESADRRAELRRKSHTDPRVVAAVRNSVNYLDHQENKLMFPCSFSPLK